The sequence ATATTTATGGCACTTTGGAATATGAAGTCATAATGCTATATAATAACCttactatattattaatataaaattcatGGAACTATTTAGATGACAATAAACACTTAAAAATCATATGATGACACTTTTTGAATAAAGGATATTACATACTCCCTACTTGAATATATTTTGTGCTTATACATGCGTGTTCACTAGATTCGGCTCGGTGATCGCATCCTTTCGGTGGTATTTTTGTTGTCCTTGgagtttcatcattcaacaacataaggtacggatattctaggtggttttAGGATCGCTTCGGTAAATCTTCCTCTCAAAACTTTATTTTGAATTGTGTAAATATTATGGTATGACATGCTTGTTCAAAATGTGTGTTTATTTGTCTTTGAAATGTATTATAGTTTCCTCATGTATGATGTACTAACGATTTTAGATGTTTGTTGTTTGAGGAATCATAATACTTTTGGTATTTGGAAATTGTGTCAAAACCGTGTCTTAAAACCTCAACCAAAACAGTCCAGAATTCAGCCCAAAAGTCAGCTCAGAAACTGTCGCGAAAAGCCCCGAAAGTGTCGCTAAATAGCCTGAAAGTGTCGCGAAAAACCCTGAAACTATCGCGAATGTGCTGTCTGGAAACTGTCACGAATTCAGCTCCATAAACAGCCCCGTACAGCCCGAAAATAGCCTCGAAAAGGTGGGAAACGTCCCGGTAAAGAACGTGTGTGTGTgacgagtggtacggtgattcgtatcgagtgtccctcattccacgtggctttacatgtcccgtttAATCCCGTTTAAGTTATTAATATGTAAAGGGCTAAAGTATTATGTGACATGACTTGTGACAAGAGTTAGACCGAATGGTTGGGTTGACAcgttattttaaaataatacgacatacaatgttatatacattttaagtgtttggtcaagcgtaaaatatttaagtcaactcgttaattctttttaaaatgtattttaaagtccgttagccactttaaaagtatttgaacatttataattaataagaCGGTTAAACGGTTTTTTAAAatatgcctaagagtaacctatccatggaggtcccgtgggcgcattattgtgacaccgataatgtggcatcgaccgtagcggtgtatttgtttatatctacggcgtctccttttgattacccggtagttggtatgagctcttaattattatattttgataggaggcgtatggatcgatctAGGATTTCGTTTTGATGGTGTACGTTCATCGTAGTGTCATATGAAACGTCACCGATATGgatgattagtggagtagctaccctatgatttcattttgatactttgttacatatttgttttgactcttagtgcattattttatgaaatttgcatCATGACATATGGTATTGTGGATCTATACATATTCGCACTTTGTTTTGAATCTAAGTTATTTTGAAAATAAGTTCGTTTTGAAATTAAATttttgcatgtcatactatactccgttattcgttatatccgttcactgggctttggctcagtcgtattctttgttttccttcttatacgacaggtaatcaagggggcgttgggaacgagggaagagtgtagagtggagtgaacttagcaccttgccttagagatttccttcaagatttatTAGCTTATTTTGGTTTAGTAGTACTTTTGAATAAGTTTGTCAACTTTGGTTTGGACTATGGTTTGAATTCGAATAAGAATAACGCTCATTTATCTTTTAAGTTACCTTTATTTATAAGTATTGGCATTCGTAAGATTAGGGtctttacagatggtatcagagcttaggttcccTCCTGTAGAAACTTTAGTCCTAAGTTATGGCCTGTGAGATTTGGGTAGACTTTTGGGTTAGGATTTTCTTTCCGCTATATTATTCTAATTCCACTTTGAATATTCTCTTTTATTCTTCGTACTAATCGTAACCGTTATATCCTCATCTCATTCTTAGATGGCACCGAAAAGAAAAGGAATGTCTGAGGAAGAAGTAGAAAACAAGATTAGCCAAACTATCACGAATTTGATACCCAACATTGTAGCTCAAGCTATTGACGCGATGCGTAAGAAAGGTGGTGAGACTATTAAGCATGAAGAAGAGGATGAATATAAGGAAGATAAAACTGTAACGGGAGATGCTATTCATGTTTGGCTAGGACGGTTTCAAAAACAACGTCCTTTGTCATTCAGCACTGCTAGTACTCCTGTTGAAGCTGAGAATTGGATCACTCACATTGAGAAGATTTACCGAGTGCTTGGTTGTGAAGAGAGATTTTGGGTTCCATTGGCTGTTTATAAACTAGAGGGGGATGCTCAGCGTTGGTGGATCGCTTTGAGACAAGCGAAAGGGGGTATCTAATTTGAGGATTCATTAGATTGGGTCGATTTCAAGGAGTTGTTTTTCTGTCAGTACTTTTCTGAGGCGGTGAAAGAGTCTGTGATTCGGAAGTATGCGAATATTAAGCAAGGgaatgataagtctattaatgatttCACTAAGAGGTTTTTGAGACTTGTGGGTTTGATTGGGGCTGCTGCGGGGTCTGCTAAGGACCAAGCCCGTAAGTATAAATGGGCTGTTCATGGGCGCTACCGCTCTAAAATGATTAATCTGATATGTTTCGATGTCGCTGAGGCAGCCGATTATGCTCTGAATTTGGAGATGGAGCGAGCCGAGTATTTGGCTACTAAAAATGATGATGGTAAGAACAAGAGGGTTAAGATTGCACAACCACTACGATCTGTGCCTGCACCGATTATTAAACAGGGTCAACAATCTGGGAACCAAGGGTATCGTAGTAATAATTGGAATAATAGAGGAAATCAGCAAAGGATTGACAACGGGCCAAATAATAATAAACGTGGTCAACTACAAGTGTACCGTCCCCAAGGGCAGCAAAGGGGTAATGGAAGTGGTGGTGTTAATGCCAATGCACCATGTGGGACTTGTGGAAAGAATCATCCGGGAAGAGTTTGTTATCGTAGTGCGGGTTCATGTTTTGCTTGTGGAGAGGTTGGTCACTTAGCTAAGGATTGCAAGAATCCTATACCTGGGTTTGTTCCAAGGGTTCCTCTGCCAGGTCCTGGTGGACGCGTCTTTGCCATGACTGCTGCTCAGGCTGCTGACGCGATAGGTATATTTCGATCCCtattcattttaaaaatatttcCTTTGAGTTATTTGTTCATTTCTTCTTCATATTATTAGGTACTATTACTGGTCATGTATTTGTACATCATCGTGCCCTCTTCGTTCTGTTTGATTCTGGCTCTACGCACTCCATTGTGTCTGTTAAGAGCTCGAAATATTTGAAAGTGTCTCCAACTTGGTTGTCTACTCCATTTACGATCTCCACCCCAATGGGTAGTATTGAAAGTATAGATCGTGTATTTCAAAATTGCCGTTTGGAATTCAATGACTGCATGTTTTCCGCAAATCTCTTTCCTATGACCATGCATGACTTTGACATTATTCTTGGCATGGATTGGTTATCTCGCCATCACGCGAATATCGATTGTTATTCTAAGAGGATTTTTTTTGGAAATCATTCTATACCCGATTGTGTCTTTAATGGTGATCTTCCCGTAAAATCTATTAAGGTTATCTCAGCGCTTAAGGCGCAAAAGCTCATTTCACATGGTTGTGTTGGTTATTTAGCTTCGATTCAGAATTTATCTATCGAGAGCCCTTCGCTTGAAAATATCGATGTTGTTCgagagtttcccgatgtatttcctgatGAATTACAGGGTTTTCCTCCAGTTCGTGAAGTTGAATTTTCGATTGATTTGATTCTGGGTTCCCAACCGATATCAAAAGCTCCTTATCGAATGGCACCACTCGAGTTACAAGAACTCAAGGAGCAATTGCAAGACTTGATAGATTGTGGTTTTATTCGGCCAAGTGTGTCACCTTGGGGTGCGCcggttttatttgttaagaagaaggatggtagcatgagactttgcattgattatcgcgagttaaatcGTATTACTATTCGAAACCGTTATCCGCTTCCAcgtattgatgatttgtttgatcaacttcaaggttcaaagtatttttctaaaattgatctTAGGTCTGGATATCATCAGCTGCGTGTTAAAGAAGAAGATATCCCTAAGACTGCTTTCCGCacacgttatgggcactatgagtttttagtgatgccgtttggattaactaatgctcctgcggtTTTCATAGATCTAATGAACCGTGTGTTCCAtgagtatttggataagtttgtgatCGTATTCATTGATGATATCTTGGTATTCTCAAAGAGTAAAGAAGAGCATGAGAATCATCTTCGTGTTGTACTTGAAACCCTCCGAAGTAAGAAATTGTTTGCGAAGTTCTCTAAATGTGTATTCTGGTTGCAAAGAGTTGCCTTTATGGGTCATGTTGTATCGGCTGGGGGTATAATGATGGATCCGGTGAAAGTTGAGGCTATTACAAATTGGTTAAGACCTACTTCTGTTGTTGAGGTTCGAAGTTTTcttggtttagctggttattatcgaagatttGTTGAGGGTTTTTCAACGATTGCTTTGCCACTTACCAAGTTGTTGAGGAAAGGGGAAAATTTTGTGTGGACCGATGAACGACAAAAAAGTTTCGATGAGTTAAAGAAAAGACTTGTATCAGCTCCTATTCTTGCATTGCCGTCAGGAAGTGGAGGTTTTCAAATCTATAGTGATGCTTCTAAGCATggtttgggttgtgttttgatgcagcatggtaaggtaattgcttatgcctcgAGGCAGTTGAAACCCTATGAGGttaattaccctactcatgatttggaGTTAGCTGCTGTGATCTTTGCGTTGAAAATATGAAGGCATTATCTTTATAGAGAAACTTGtgatattttcaccgatcacaagagtctcaaaTACATATTCACGCAAAAAGagataaatatgagacaacgaaggtggctcgagttattgaaggaTTATGATGCAAACATTCATTACCATCCtggaaaagcgaatgtggtagccgacacattGAGTAGAAAGTCATTTGGTAGTATCTCATGTTTGGTTACTCACATTCGAGAATTTGAAAGACTTGATATGGGATTGAGTAAAAGAGGAGCATCGAGGATGTTGGCAAATCTAAAATTCGAGTCTGATTTAATTACTAGAATAAAAGAGGCTCAATTGGATGATGGCGATTTGTGGACAGTGTTTCAAAATTTGGAAGAGGGTAAAGTGAAAGAGTTCAGAGAAGATGATGATGGGGTTATTTGGTGTGGGAATCGATTATGTGTTCCTAATGATGATGCTATTCGTGAGGCTCTGTGGTCTGAGGCTCACAGCTCACCTTTTTCTATACATCCTGGTTTGACCAAAATGTATCAGGATTTAAAGCAGCACTTTTGGTGGAGTGGTATGAAGAAAGACGTTGCTAGATATGTTGGGAAGTGCCTTACTTGTCAACAAGTAAAGATCGAGCACCAACGTGCTAGTGGTTTGTTGCAGCCATTGGACATTCCCGTGTGGAAGTGGGATGATATCTCAATGGTTTTCGTATGTGGTTTACCGAAGACTGTGAAAAGGAATGATGCTATTTGGGTGGTGATTGATAGATTAACCAAATCGGCTCATTTCTTGCCTATTCGCATGGATTATTCGGTAAGTAAGCTATCAGAGCTTTTTCAGCAGGAAATTTTGAGATTACATGGGGTTCCTTCATCCATCGTATCCGATCGTGATCCTCAGtttacatctagattttggaaGGGGTTACAAAAAGCTTGGGGTACGCGATTGAAGCTTAGTACTGcttttcatccacaaactgatggacagtctGAGCGTACGATACAGatcttggaagatatgcttcgagcTTATGCCCTAGATTGGAAGGGAAATTGGGATGAGTACTTATGTTTGGTGGAGTTTGCCTATAATAATAGTTGGCAGGCTAGTATCCGTATGGCGCCATTTGAGATGCTCTATGGTCGAAAGTGTAGAGCGCCAGTTTGTTGGAATGAAGCGGGTGAAAAATTGATTGAAGGACCTGAGTTGGTTAGAGTGACTAATGAAAAGGTCGCTATAGCTACGAATCGGCTGAAGGAAGCCCAATTGAGACAGAAAGTGTATGCCGATAAACACCGACGTTCATTAGAGTTTTTTTGTGGGTGATAAGGTGtttttaaaggtgtcaccttggaagggtgtacggCGTTTTGGTTTGAAAGGAAAGCTCAGTCCTCGATATATTAGCCCGTTTGAGATATTGGATCGAGTTGGTGAAGTATCTTATCGTTTAGCATTACCGCCGCAGTTATCTCATGTTCATAATGTATTTCACGTATCTCAGTTGAGGGGTTACAACTATCATCCATTGCATGTGGTGCAATATCCTTTTTCTGAAATTCGAGCTGATCTTTCTTATATCGAGGAGCCCGAAGCTATTATAGAACGCGAGCAGAGAGTAACTCGTAAAAGCTCCAACCCTttcgttaaggttcaatggaagaATCATTCTGCTAGTGAGGCCACTTGGGAACTCGAGGAAACCATGCAGGCCGAGCACCCTCATTTGTTTGCTAATTGGTGCGTTTCGATTCTATAACTTCTttcaatttcgaggacgaaattttttttttagtagGTGGAGTTGTAATATCCTATAAAACTAAAACAATATATAAGACCCATAACTAAGGTTTAATCGTTCATTACTTACAAATTTTAATAAcccaaattaaaataaataaaaggtaTAAGATTAATATATAAGAAATTGATGGCAAGTAAGTTCATTGGTAAATTAATTATCATAACCTCTTAGCTACTAAcgtcaagtacatgaaaaataaattaTACAAGCGAATTGATGTCATGCTAGAAATGGAGTACatacttaaaattaatatatacttCTCACTTGtcctaatatttaaaacataaattacaAATTAAGTGGTAACTGAAGAAAATCAATCCACTACATGGAATTTGTTGGGCCTTTATTTATTAAAAGGAATTGGGATAGACACTATGAGTTATATGTACCATTCGTTGGCATCATTTGCATCATTAGCACTACTCTGACTAAAACAAATGAAAGGAAAATATTCATATATCCATACTACTCATTACAATTTATCTTAATTTTAAGAAGAAGAGAATAGAGAAATTCAAAGAAGAACACGAAATACTTACGGGTCTAGTCTCGATTCTAACACGAACACGTTTAAAGGTAACTACTAAACACCATCCTTTATTGATGTATAATTTGTTTATGGGTTTTTTTTAATCAAGTTACTAGTTTAAGATTTACTACATATCACATGAATTATTATAGAGATGAGATGTTAAAATTTTGAGTACAAAAtgggtatttttttttatgaatattaACCTTAAAAAAAAATTGGTGGTCATTGTTTAGTAACATGATAGAAGTGTTAAATCATTAGAATTTGAATATAAATCTTTCCGTTCATAGCCATTATATTTTATCAAGCTTAGATtagaattataataatattttagagaaGAGTAATATGTTTCTCAAGGTTATATTAAATTGGATTGCACATGATAAAATTTTAAAGTAGAAATCATGTTTCGTTTAATAGTAAGTGTACATGTAAGTAAATTTAAATATGAATTATTACATACTAGTAATTACTCATTGCCCTTAGATATTGAATTCTGTTATAATCGCATGGTATTATGTATAGAAATCACAAGTGATTAAATATCAAATCCACTAATTATATGTAATGGAGTATTTAAAATCTATGTGTAATATGAAAAGGAAATAGAAACTgatatttagagtccatgttttcaCTTAGGATAGTGGAATTTTTAGTCTTAAAATACTTATGGCACTTTGGAATATGAAGTCATAATGCTATATAATAACCttactatattattaatataaaattcatGGAACTATTTAGATGACAATAAACACTTAAAAATCATATGATGACACTTTTTGAATAAAGGATATTACATACTCCCTACTTGAATATATTTTGTGCTTATACATGCGTGTTCACTAGATTCGGCTCGGTGATCGCATCCTTTTGGTGGTATTTTTGTTGTCCTTggactttcatcattcaacaacataaggtacggatattctaggtggttttaggatcgcttcggtaaatcttcctctcaaaactttgtttcAAATTGTGTAAATATTATGGTATGACATGCTTGTTCAAAATGTGTGTTTATTTGTCTTTGAAATGTATTATAGTTTCCTCATGTATGATGTACTAACGATTTTGGATGTTTGTTGTTTGAGGAATCATAATACTTTTGGTACTTGGAAATTGTGTCAAAACCGTGTCTTAAAACCTCAACCAAAACAGTCCAGAATTCAGCCCAAAAGTCAGCTCAGAAACAGTCGCGAAAAGCCCCGAAAGTGTCGCTAAATAGCCTGAAAGTGTCGCGAAAAACCCTGAAACTGTCGCGAATGCGCTGTCTGGAAACTGTCACGAATTCAGCTCCATAAACAGCCCCGTACAGCCCGAAAACAGCCTCGAAAAGGTGGGAAACGTCCCGGTAAAGAACGTGTGTATGTGTgacgagtggtacggtgattcgtatcgagtgtccctcattccacatggctttacatgtcccgtttAGTCCCGTTTAAGTTGTTAATATGTAAAGGGCTAAAGTATTATGTGACATGATTTGTGACAAGAGTTAGACCGAATGGTTGGGTTGAcacgtgattttaaaataatacgacatacaaagttatatacattttaagtgtttggtcaagcgtaaaatatttaagtcaactcgttaattctttttaaaatgtattttaaagtccgttagccactttaaaagtatttgaacatttataattaataatacggttaaacggtttcttaaaatatgcctaagagtaacctatccatggaggtcccgtggg comes from Rutidosis leptorrhynchoides isolate AG116_Rl617_1_P2 chromosome 4, CSIRO_AGI_Rlap_v1, whole genome shotgun sequence and encodes:
- the LOC139841760 gene encoding uncharacterized protein, whose protein sequence is MAPKRKGMSEEEVENKISQTITNLIPNIVAQAIDAMRKKGGETIKHEEEDEYKEDKTVTGDAIHVWLGRFQKQRPLSFSTASTPVEAENWITHIEKIYRVLGCEERFWVPLAVYKLEGDAQRWWIALRQAKGESVIRKYANIKQGNDKSINDFTKRFLRLVGLIGAAAGSAKDQARKYKWAVHGRYRSKMINLICFDVAEAADYALNLEMERAEYLATKNDDGKNKRVKIAQPLRSVPAPIIKQGQQSGNQGYRSNNWNNRGNQQRIDNGPNNNKRGQLQVYRPQGQQRGNGSGGVNANAPCGTCGKNHPGRVCYRSAGSCFACGEVGHLAKDCKNPIPGFVPRVPLPGPGGRVFAMTAAQAADAIGTITGHVFVHHRALFVLFDSGSTHSIVSVKSSKYLKVSPTWLSTPFTISTPMGSIESIDRVFQNCRLEFNDCMFSANLFPMTMHDFDIILGMDWLSRHHANIDCYSKRIFFGNHSIPDCVFNGDLPVKSIKVISALKAQKLISHGCVGYLASIQNLSIESPSLENIDVVREFPDVFPDELQGFPPVREVEFSIDLILGSQPISKAPYRMAPLELQELKEQLQDLIDCGFIRPNLMNRVFHEYLDKFVIVFIDDILVFSKSKEEHENHLRVVLETLRSKKLFAKFSKCVFWLQRVAFMGHVVSAGGIMMDPVKVEAITNWLRPTSVVEVRSFLGLAGYYRRFVEGFSTIALPLTKLLRKGENFVWTDERQKSFDELKKRLVSAPILALPSGSGGFQIYSDASKHGLGCVLMQHYLYRETCDIFTDHKSLKYIFTQKEINMRQRRWLELLKDYDANIHYHPGKANVVADTLSRKSFGSISCLVTHIREFERLDMGLSKRGASRMLANLKFESDLITRIKEAQLDDGDLWTVFQNLEEGKVKEFREDDDGVIWCGNRLCVPNDDAIREALWSEAHSSPFSIHPGLTKMYQDLKQHFWWSGMKKDVARYVGKCLTCQQVKIEHQRASGLLQPLDIPVWKWDDISMVFVCGLPKTVKRNDAIWVVIDRLTKSAHFLPIRMDYSVSKLSELFQQEILRLHGVPSSIVSDRDPQFTSRFWKGLQKAWGTRLKLSTAFHPQTDGQSERTIQILEDMLRAYALDWKGNWDEYLCLVEFAYNNSWQASIRMAPFEMLYGRKCRAPVCWNEAGEKLIEGPELVRVTNEKVSPWKGVRRFGLKGKLSPRYISPFEILDRVGEVSYRLALPPQLSHVHNVFHVSQLRGYNYHPLHVVQYPFSEIRADLSYIEEPEAIIEREQRVTRKSSNPFVKVQWKNHSASEATWELEETMQAEHPHLFANWCVSIL